In Niallia sp. FSL W8-0635, one genomic interval encodes:
- a CDS encoding tyrosine-type recombinase/integrase yields the protein MITLPDYALDYMENLNQSGRSKLTLKQYESDLKKFFSWLDIYKENTTFETIKALRADDIRAYFHYLKDKQLSQATIRRLASVLSRLMIYHQCVCAHEIHKLAEAAPLRSLTTKDFITSKEYNKLLKYLLIKDIEITKKSARNYLLTRNWTIVSLLKTFGLTPIDVHSIKMKDVNLAQGELTLSREEAPLILPIPQDIMTKLRDYYFTIPEAFRPKYYSNDPVFIAFNNISYSFQYDYDRQKPKALSVRAIQEMIKDEVRRAGLRKISAVNFRNTAILETLASGASDEKIMHQFHLTSEAALRRYKQYLLNNMND from the coding sequence ATGATTACCTTGCCTGATTATGCACTTGATTATATGGAGAATTTAAACCAGTCTGGACGAAGCAAACTTACATTAAAACAGTACGAATCTGACTTAAAGAAATTCTTTAGCTGGCTCGATATATACAAAGAAAATACTACATTCGAAACCATAAAAGCATTACGAGCTGATGACATTCGCGCATACTTTCATTATTTAAAGGATAAACAATTGTCACAAGCTACAATTCGCCGTCTTGCATCTGTATTAAGCCGTTTGATGATTTACCATCAATGTGTTTGTGCACATGAAATTCATAAACTAGCTGAAGCTGCCCCACTGCGTTCCCTAACTACAAAAGATTTTATTACAAGCAAAGAATATAATAAATTACTGAAATACTTACTTATAAAAGATATAGAGATTACCAAAAAATCAGCTAGGAACTACCTGCTGACAAGAAATTGGACAATCGTGTCTTTATTAAAAACCTTTGGCCTAACACCTATCGATGTACATAGCATCAAGATGAAGGATGTAAACCTAGCACAAGGAGAGCTTACCCTTAGCAGAGAGGAAGCTCCGTTAATCCTTCCTATTCCTCAAGATATAATGACAAAATTACGAGATTACTATTTTACTATCCCTGAAGCATTTCGCCCAAAATATTATTCCAATGATCCTGTTTTTATAGCTTTCAATAATATTTCCTATTCCTTCCAATATGATTATGATCGTCAAAAACCAAAAGCATTATCTGTTCGTGCAATTCAAGAAATGATTAAAGATGAAGTAAGAAGAGCAGGCTTACGAAAAATTTCAGCAGTGAATTTTCGAAATACAGCTATTTTAGAGACACTAGCATCAGGCGCAAGTGATGAGAAGATAATGCACCAATTTCATTTAACAAGTGAAGCGGCACTCAGAAGGTACAAACAATATTTACTGAATAACATGAATGATTGA